The Coffea arabica cultivar ET-39 chromosome 3c, Coffea Arabica ET-39 HiFi, whole genome shotgun sequence genome contains a region encoding:
- the LOC113734953 gene encoding uncharacterized protein isoform X6, producing MSSITVDQTRAENMAEQPLQEISTEAPPPAPPPPPPPPSPGVVPIQLKDCIKDLLKFTLTSSVNGELDLGLSKDYCSQLLQRDDHPSTPSSSFPLSSSTDNPLKLKEEEWTKLINEKGSQLLNMLATVDFELHVQEPFFSQLKDARKTVEGRCAVGNYNRIVPGAFILFNKSLLLQVQDVHKYISFHEMLEAESLQRVLPGVKNIEEGVQVYRNFYSEEKERSNGVLAICVTKPTSQLYSCMAAILLGLSYGGIRVMLNMVHTVGTVSERLPPPTSTLISSFLTPHNPHVKGSRLTNGARALAKHVNRSSDKYWGNFCGSDSNKNRLALDVIRRLIANCCWLNMHRVPPHGVVFEIRVADGYGARWFADGHKFIGFLEPYMVDGHSKGWKH from the exons ATGTCCTCCATCACCGTTGACCAAACACGAGCAGAGAACATGGCAGAGCAACCGTTACAAGAAATTTCCACGGAGGCGCCACCTCCAGCTCcccctccaccaccaccaccgccgTCCCCAGGTGTGGTGCCAATCCAACTAAAGGACTGCATTAAAGATCTGCTGAAGTTCACACTGACTTCCTCTGTAAATGGAGAACTTGACTTGGGCCTCTCTAAAGATTACTGCTCTCAACTTCTCCAACGGGATGATCATCCCTCCACTCCTTCCTCCTCCTTCCCCTTATCATCATCCACCG ATAATCCCTTGAAGCTGAAAGAAGAGGAGTGGACTAAGTTAATCAATGAAAAGGGTTCTCAGTTGCTGAAT ATGTTGGCAACTGTGGATTTTGAACTCCACGTCCAGGAACCTTTCTTTTCTCAGCTGAAGG ATGCACGCAAGACGGTTGAAGGAAGGTGTGCAGTTGGGAACTACAACAG AATTGTACCAGGAGCTTTCATTCTCTTCAATAAAAGTTTGCTTCTTCAAGTTCAG GATGTCCATAAATATATTTCATTCCATGAGATGTTGGAGGCAGAAAGTCTTCAAAGAGTTCTCCCTGGAGTAAAAAACATCGAAGAAG GAGTGCAAGTCTACAGGAACTTCTACTCAGAAGAGAAAGAAAGGTCAAATGGTGTCCTTGCCATTTGTGTAACAAAACCAACATCTCAGCTGTACAGTTGTATGGCCGCTATACTCTTG GGATTAAGTTATGGTGGTATCAGAGTGATGTTGAATATGGTGCATACTGTGGGAACCGTTTCGGAGAGGCTTCCTCCACCGACATCAACTCTTATCTCATCATTTTTAACACCACATAATCCACAT GTTAAAGGATCTAGGCTGACTAATGGAGCTCGGGCCTTGGCAAAGCATGTCAACAGGAGCAGTGACAAGTATTGGGGTAACTTCTGTGGAAGTG ATTCTAATAAAAATAGGCTCGCATTGGATGTCATCAGACGGTTAATAGCTAATTGCTGCTGGTTGAATATGCATAGAGTTCCACCGCATGGTGTTGTGTTTGAAATAAGGGTAGCTGATGGTTATGGTGCACGGTGGTTCGCAGATGGACACAAG TTCATCGGATTTCTTGAGCCATATATGGTTGATGGTCACTCAAAGGGGTGGAAGCACTAa
- the LOC113734953 gene encoding uncharacterized protein isoform X3: MSSITVDQTRAENMAEQPLQEISTEAPPPAPPPPPPPPSPGVVPIQLKDCIKDLLKFTLTSSVNGELDLGLSKDYCSQLLQRDDHPSTPSSSFPLSSSTGVPSYPLYKHLAACLYHSISCGGLFRISDKLDFVHHEDNPLKLKEEEWTKLINEKGSQLLNMLATVDFELHVQEPFFSQLKDARKTVEGRCAVGNYNRIVPGAFILFNKSLLLQVQDVHKYISFHEMLEAESLQRVLPGVKNIEEGVQVYRNFYSEEKERSNGVLAICVTKPTSQLYSCMAAILLGLSYGGIRVMLNMVHTVGTVSERLPPPTSTLISSFLTPHNPHVKGSRLTNGARALAKHVNRSSDKYWGNFCGSDSNKNRLALDVIRRLIANCCWLNMHRVPPHGVVFEIRVADGYGARWFADGHKETIFWNCDWRKE; the protein is encoded by the exons ATGTCCTCCATCACCGTTGACCAAACACGAGCAGAGAACATGGCAGAGCAACCGTTACAAGAAATTTCCACGGAGGCGCCACCTCCAGCTCcccctccaccaccaccaccgccgTCCCCAGGTGTGGTGCCAATCCAACTAAAGGACTGCATTAAAGATCTGCTGAAGTTCACACTGACTTCCTCTGTAAATGGAGAACTTGACTTGGGCCTCTCTAAAGATTACTGCTCTCAACTTCTCCAACGGGATGATCATCCCTCCACTCCTTCCTCCTCCTTCCCCTTATCATCATCCACCG GGGTTCCATCATATCCTTTATATAAGCACCTAGCAGCATGCTTGTATCACTCTATATCTTGTGGAGGATTGTTTCGGATTTCTGACAAACTTGATTTCGTTCATCATGAAGATAATCCCTTGAAGCTGAAAGAAGAGGAGTGGACTAAGTTAATCAATGAAAAGGGTTCTCAGTTGCTGAAT ATGTTGGCAACTGTGGATTTTGAACTCCACGTCCAGGAACCTTTCTTTTCTCAGCTGAAGG ATGCACGCAAGACGGTTGAAGGAAGGTGTGCAGTTGGGAACTACAACAG AATTGTACCAGGAGCTTTCATTCTCTTCAATAAAAGTTTGCTTCTTCAAGTTCAG GATGTCCATAAATATATTTCATTCCATGAGATGTTGGAGGCAGAAAGTCTTCAAAGAGTTCTCCCTGGAGTAAAAAACATCGAAGAAG GAGTGCAAGTCTACAGGAACTTCTACTCAGAAGAGAAAGAAAGGTCAAATGGTGTCCTTGCCATTTGTGTAACAAAACCAACATCTCAGCTGTACAGTTGTATGGCCGCTATACTCTTG GGATTAAGTTATGGTGGTATCAGAGTGATGTTGAATATGGTGCATACTGTGGGAACCGTTTCGGAGAGGCTTCCTCCACCGACATCAACTCTTATCTCATCATTTTTAACACCACATAATCCACAT GTTAAAGGATCTAGGCTGACTAATGGAGCTCGGGCCTTGGCAAAGCATGTCAACAGGAGCAGTGACAAGTATTGGGGTAACTTCTGTGGAAGTG ATTCTAATAAAAATAGGCTCGCATTGGATGTCATCAGACGGTTAATAGCTAATTGCTGCTGGTTGAATATGCATAGAGTTCCACCGCATGGTGTTGTGTTTGAAATAAGGGTAGCTGATGGTTATGGTGCACGGTGGTTCGCAGATGGACACAAG
- the LOC113734953 gene encoding uncharacterized protein isoform X1 — translation MSSITVDQTRAENMAEQPLQEISTEAPPPAPPPPPPPPSPGVVPIQLKDCIKDLLKFTLTSSVNGELDLGLSKDYCSQLLQRDDHPSTPSSSFPLSSSTGVPSYPLYKHLAACLYHSISCGGLFRISDKLDFVHHEDNPLKLKEEEWTKLINEKGSQLLNMLATVDFELHVQEPFFSQLKDARKTVEGRCAVGNYNRIVPGAFILFNKSLLLQVQDVHKYISFHEMLEAESLQRVLPGVKNIEEGVQVYRNFYSEEKERSNGVLAICVTKPTSQLYSCMAAILLGLSYGGIRVMLNMVHTVGTVSERLPPPTSTLISSFLTPHNPHVKGSRLTNGARALAKHVNRSSDKYWGNFCGSDSNKNRLALDVIRRLIANCCWLNMHRVPPHGVVFEIRVADGYGARWFADGHKFIGFLEPYMVDGHSKGWKH, via the exons ATGTCCTCCATCACCGTTGACCAAACACGAGCAGAGAACATGGCAGAGCAACCGTTACAAGAAATTTCCACGGAGGCGCCACCTCCAGCTCcccctccaccaccaccaccgccgTCCCCAGGTGTGGTGCCAATCCAACTAAAGGACTGCATTAAAGATCTGCTGAAGTTCACACTGACTTCCTCTGTAAATGGAGAACTTGACTTGGGCCTCTCTAAAGATTACTGCTCTCAACTTCTCCAACGGGATGATCATCCCTCCACTCCTTCCTCCTCCTTCCCCTTATCATCATCCACCG GGGTTCCATCATATCCTTTATATAAGCACCTAGCAGCATGCTTGTATCACTCTATATCTTGTGGAGGATTGTTTCGGATTTCTGACAAACTTGATTTCGTTCATCATGAAGATAATCCCTTGAAGCTGAAAGAAGAGGAGTGGACTAAGTTAATCAATGAAAAGGGTTCTCAGTTGCTGAAT ATGTTGGCAACTGTGGATTTTGAACTCCACGTCCAGGAACCTTTCTTTTCTCAGCTGAAGG ATGCACGCAAGACGGTTGAAGGAAGGTGTGCAGTTGGGAACTACAACAG AATTGTACCAGGAGCTTTCATTCTCTTCAATAAAAGTTTGCTTCTTCAAGTTCAG GATGTCCATAAATATATTTCATTCCATGAGATGTTGGAGGCAGAAAGTCTTCAAAGAGTTCTCCCTGGAGTAAAAAACATCGAAGAAG GAGTGCAAGTCTACAGGAACTTCTACTCAGAAGAGAAAGAAAGGTCAAATGGTGTCCTTGCCATTTGTGTAACAAAACCAACATCTCAGCTGTACAGTTGTATGGCCGCTATACTCTTG GGATTAAGTTATGGTGGTATCAGAGTGATGTTGAATATGGTGCATACTGTGGGAACCGTTTCGGAGAGGCTTCCTCCACCGACATCAACTCTTATCTCATCATTTTTAACACCACATAATCCACAT GTTAAAGGATCTAGGCTGACTAATGGAGCTCGGGCCTTGGCAAAGCATGTCAACAGGAGCAGTGACAAGTATTGGGGTAACTTCTGTGGAAGTG ATTCTAATAAAAATAGGCTCGCATTGGATGTCATCAGACGGTTAATAGCTAATTGCTGCTGGTTGAATATGCATAGAGTTCCACCGCATGGTGTTGTGTTTGAAATAAGGGTAGCTGATGGTTATGGTGCACGGTGGTTCGCAGATGGACACAAG TTCATCGGATTTCTTGAGCCATATATGGTTGATGGTCACTCAAAGGGGTGGAAGCACTAa
- the LOC113734953 gene encoding uncharacterized protein isoform X4, giving the protein MSSITVDQTRAENMAEQPLQEISTEAPPPAPPPPPPPPSPGVVPIQLKDCIKDLLKFTLTSSVNGELDLGLSKDYCSQLLQRDDHPSTPSSSFPLSSSTGVPSYPLYKHLAACLYHSISCGGLFRISDKLDFVHHEDNPLKLKEEEWTKLINEKGSQLLNMLATVDFELHVQEPFFSQLKDARKTVEGRCAVGNYNRIVPGAFILFNKSLLLQVQDVHKYISFHEMLEAESLQRVLPGVKNIEEGVQVYRNFYSEEKERSNGVLAICVTKPTSQLYSCMAAILLGLSYGGIRVMLNMVHTVGTVSERLPPPTSTLISSFLTPHNPHVKGSRLTNGARALAKHVNRSSDKYWGNFCGSDSNKNRLALDVIRRLIANCCWLNMHRVPPHGVVFEIRVADGYGARWFADGHKQ; this is encoded by the exons ATGTCCTCCATCACCGTTGACCAAACACGAGCAGAGAACATGGCAGAGCAACCGTTACAAGAAATTTCCACGGAGGCGCCACCTCCAGCTCcccctccaccaccaccaccgccgTCCCCAGGTGTGGTGCCAATCCAACTAAAGGACTGCATTAAAGATCTGCTGAAGTTCACACTGACTTCCTCTGTAAATGGAGAACTTGACTTGGGCCTCTCTAAAGATTACTGCTCTCAACTTCTCCAACGGGATGATCATCCCTCCACTCCTTCCTCCTCCTTCCCCTTATCATCATCCACCG GGGTTCCATCATATCCTTTATATAAGCACCTAGCAGCATGCTTGTATCACTCTATATCTTGTGGAGGATTGTTTCGGATTTCTGACAAACTTGATTTCGTTCATCATGAAGATAATCCCTTGAAGCTGAAAGAAGAGGAGTGGACTAAGTTAATCAATGAAAAGGGTTCTCAGTTGCTGAAT ATGTTGGCAACTGTGGATTTTGAACTCCACGTCCAGGAACCTTTCTTTTCTCAGCTGAAGG ATGCACGCAAGACGGTTGAAGGAAGGTGTGCAGTTGGGAACTACAACAG AATTGTACCAGGAGCTTTCATTCTCTTCAATAAAAGTTTGCTTCTTCAAGTTCAG GATGTCCATAAATATATTTCATTCCATGAGATGTTGGAGGCAGAAAGTCTTCAAAGAGTTCTCCCTGGAGTAAAAAACATCGAAGAAG GAGTGCAAGTCTACAGGAACTTCTACTCAGAAGAGAAAGAAAGGTCAAATGGTGTCCTTGCCATTTGTGTAACAAAACCAACATCTCAGCTGTACAGTTGTATGGCCGCTATACTCTTG GGATTAAGTTATGGTGGTATCAGAGTGATGTTGAATATGGTGCATACTGTGGGAACCGTTTCGGAGAGGCTTCCTCCACCGACATCAACTCTTATCTCATCATTTTTAACACCACATAATCCACAT GTTAAAGGATCTAGGCTGACTAATGGAGCTCGGGCCTTGGCAAAGCATGTCAACAGGAGCAGTGACAAGTATTGGGGTAACTTCTGTGGAAGTG ATTCTAATAAAAATAGGCTCGCATTGGATGTCATCAGACGGTTAATAGCTAATTGCTGCTGGTTGAATATGCATAGAGTTCCACCGCATGGTGTTGTGTTTGAAATAAGGGTAGCTGATGGTTATGGTGCACGGTGGTTCGCAGATGGACACAAG
- the LOC113734953 gene encoding uncharacterized protein isoform X2 produces the protein MSSITVDQTRAENMAEQPLQEISTEAPPPAPPPPPPPPSPGVVPIQLKDCIKDLLKFTLTSSVNGELDLGLSKDYCSQLLQRDDHPSTPSSSFPLSSSTGVPSYPLYKHLAACLYHSISCGGLFRISDKLDFVHHEDNPLKLKEEEWTKLINEKGSQLLNMLATVDFELHVQEPFFSQLKDARKTVEGRCAVGNYNRIVPGAFILFNKSLLLQVQDVHKYISFHEMLEAESLQRVLPGVKNIEEGVQVYRNFYSEEKERSNGVLAICVTKPTSQLYSCMAAILLGLSYGGIRVMLNMVHTVGTVSERLPPPTSTLISSFLTPHNPHVKGSRLTNGARALAKHVNRSSDKYWDSNKNRLALDVIRRLIANCCWLNMHRVPPHGVVFEIRVADGYGARWFADGHKFIGFLEPYMVDGHSKGWKH, from the exons ATGTCCTCCATCACCGTTGACCAAACACGAGCAGAGAACATGGCAGAGCAACCGTTACAAGAAATTTCCACGGAGGCGCCACCTCCAGCTCcccctccaccaccaccaccgccgTCCCCAGGTGTGGTGCCAATCCAACTAAAGGACTGCATTAAAGATCTGCTGAAGTTCACACTGACTTCCTCTGTAAATGGAGAACTTGACTTGGGCCTCTCTAAAGATTACTGCTCTCAACTTCTCCAACGGGATGATCATCCCTCCACTCCTTCCTCCTCCTTCCCCTTATCATCATCCACCG GGGTTCCATCATATCCTTTATATAAGCACCTAGCAGCATGCTTGTATCACTCTATATCTTGTGGAGGATTGTTTCGGATTTCTGACAAACTTGATTTCGTTCATCATGAAGATAATCCCTTGAAGCTGAAAGAAGAGGAGTGGACTAAGTTAATCAATGAAAAGGGTTCTCAGTTGCTGAAT ATGTTGGCAACTGTGGATTTTGAACTCCACGTCCAGGAACCTTTCTTTTCTCAGCTGAAGG ATGCACGCAAGACGGTTGAAGGAAGGTGTGCAGTTGGGAACTACAACAG AATTGTACCAGGAGCTTTCATTCTCTTCAATAAAAGTTTGCTTCTTCAAGTTCAG GATGTCCATAAATATATTTCATTCCATGAGATGTTGGAGGCAGAAAGTCTTCAAAGAGTTCTCCCTGGAGTAAAAAACATCGAAGAAG GAGTGCAAGTCTACAGGAACTTCTACTCAGAAGAGAAAGAAAGGTCAAATGGTGTCCTTGCCATTTGTGTAACAAAACCAACATCTCAGCTGTACAGTTGTATGGCCGCTATACTCTTG GGATTAAGTTATGGTGGTATCAGAGTGATGTTGAATATGGTGCATACTGTGGGAACCGTTTCGGAGAGGCTTCCTCCACCGACATCAACTCTTATCTCATCATTTTTAACACCACATAATCCACAT GTTAAAGGATCTAGGCTGACTAATGGAGCTCGGGCCTTGGCAAAGCATGTCAACAGGAGCAGTGACAAGTATTGGG ATTCTAATAAAAATAGGCTCGCATTGGATGTCATCAGACGGTTAATAGCTAATTGCTGCTGGTTGAATATGCATAGAGTTCCACCGCATGGTGTTGTGTTTGAAATAAGGGTAGCTGATGGTTATGGTGCACGGTGGTTCGCAGATGGACACAAG TTCATCGGATTTCTTGAGCCATATATGGTTGATGGTCACTCAAAGGGGTGGAAGCACTAa
- the LOC113734954 gene encoding uncharacterized protein isoform X1 — MGSIRCSKMATTLILMVMIIAPNVKQLAGLTVSSDNFESDVFLFPGRQLKQIKNASEQVKQSDDTVRADPLDHLRKYRGGYDITNKHYWSSTAFTGIYGYAIAALWAICGLIYGAYSLVTSFCWKTNREEKFRKTSSCRKKCYPWSRVLVVLFTILAIIGCGLFLGGNAKFHSRATTVVDILIDTADHASDTIYNTTEAMKDLSANLAADAESGDATRFLKSTAQSLDTEADDIHRQARKHRRAIYNGLKIVYIITTVTISLNLVAAIALSVSGVLKLRRILRLMVILCWILTVLCWLFSGIYFFIENFADDTCTALEGFRQDPYNNSLSSILPCDELSSAKSVLRHVSAEVYNVVHEVNSNISTRYGNIFQICNPFSGPPHYHYQPQDCPANAYKIGDIPQLLKQVTCPDSEQGCTGGIVIPTKYYNRLEIYTTSIQRLLNEYPDMESLVECQTVTTAFSEILNTHCKPLKRYTRMVWAAMVFLSTVMVALILLWTTKAHYEQYQHSSDGSMKPFSTSADKLESGTAEAPNNGSIPSSVL; from the exons ATGGGCTCCATAAGATGCTCAAAAATGGCTACAACTTTAATTCTCATGGTAATGATTATCGCTCCAAACGTCAAACAACTTGCAGGACTCACAGTCTCATCAGATAATTTTGAGTCAG ATGTATTCTTGTTTCCAGGAAGGCAGTTAAAGCAAATCAAAAATGCTTCAGAACAAGTAAAACAATCAGATGACACTGTGCGAGCCGATCCCCTAGACCATTTGAGGAAATATAGGGGAGGATATGACATTACCAACAAGCATTATTGGAGT TCCACCGCTTTCACAGGCATATATGGATATGCCATTGCAGCTTTATGGGCGATTTGTGGGCTGATATATGGAGCATATTCGCTAGTGACCTCCTTTTGTTGGAAAACGAACAGAGAAGAAAAATTCAGGAAGACATCATCTTGCCGAAAGAAGTGTTATCCATGGTCTAGGGTTTTAGTAGTTCTTTTCACCATCTTGGCAAT AATTGGGTGCGGACTTTTTTTGGGAGGAAATGCAAAATTTCACTCGAGAGCCACAACGGTGGTAGATATTCTTATTGATACGGCAGACCACGCATCTGATACCATATATAACACAACTGAAGCAATGAAAGACCTGAGCGCTAACTTGGCAGCAGATGCTGAAAGTGGAGATGCCACTAGGTTCCTGAAATCTACAGCCCAAAGTCTTGATACAGAGGCTGATGATATACACAGACAAGCAAGGAAGCATAGGAGGGCAATCTACAACGGCCTCAAGATAGT GTACATAATAACTACAGTTACAATTTCATTGAACTTGGTTGCAGCAATCGCTTTATCAG TTTCTGGAGTCCTAAAATTACGAAGAATTCTTCGCCT GATGGTTATACTATGTTGGATCCTCACAGTCTTGTGCTGGTTGTTTTCCGGAATCTACTTTTTCATAGAAAA TTTTGCAGATGACACATGCACAGCCCTTGAAGGATTCCGACAAGATCCGTACAACAACAGCTTGAGTTCAATTCTACCTTGCGATGAACTTTCGTCAGCCAAATCAGTTCTTCGTCATGTCAGTGCAGAGGTATACAACGTGGTTCACGAG GTAAACAGCAACATTTCTACCAGATATGGAAACATATTTCAAATCTGCAATCCTTTCTCAGGACCACCACATTATCACTACCAGCCACAAGATTGTCCAGCCAACGCATATAAAATAGGGGATATTCCACAG CTATTGAAGCAGGTGACATGTCCTGATTCTGAGCAAGGTTGCACGGGAGGAATTGTAATTCCCACCAAGTACTACAATAGATTGGAGATATACACAACTTCAATACAGAGGTTACTGAATGAATATCCTGATATGGAAAGCCTGGTTGAGTGTCAGACAGTAACAACCGCCTTTTCAGAAATCCTAAACACACACTGTAAACCCCTAAAACGATACACAAGGATGGTCTGGGCAGCAATGGTATTCTTGTCAACGGTAATGGTGgctttaattctattatggaCAACTAAAGCACACTATGAGCAGTACCAGCATTCTTCAGATGGTTCTATGAAACCCTTTTCAACATCAGCAGACAAGCTGGAATCAGGAACAGCTGAGGCACCTAATAATGGCTCAATACCTAGTTCAGTTCTTTAA
- the LOC113734954 gene encoding uncharacterized protein isoform X2 yields the protein MGSIRCSKMATTLILMVMIIAPNVKQLAGLTVSSDNFESGRQLKQIKNASEQVKQSDDTVRADPLDHLRKYRGGYDITNKHYWSSTAFTGIYGYAIAALWAICGLIYGAYSLVTSFCWKTNREEKFRKTSSCRKKCYPWSRVLVVLFTILAIIGCGLFLGGNAKFHSRATTVVDILIDTADHASDTIYNTTEAMKDLSANLAADAESGDATRFLKSTAQSLDTEADDIHRQARKHRRAIYNGLKIVYIITTVTISLNLVAAIALSVSGVLKLRRILRLMVILCWILTVLCWLFSGIYFFIENFADDTCTALEGFRQDPYNNSLSSILPCDELSSAKSVLRHVSAEVYNVVHEVNSNISTRYGNIFQICNPFSGPPHYHYQPQDCPANAYKIGDIPQLLKQVTCPDSEQGCTGGIVIPTKYYNRLEIYTTSIQRLLNEYPDMESLVECQTVTTAFSEILNTHCKPLKRYTRMVWAAMVFLSTVMVALILLWTTKAHYEQYQHSSDGSMKPFSTSADKLESGTAEAPNNGSIPSSVL from the exons ATGGGCTCCATAAGATGCTCAAAAATGGCTACAACTTTAATTCTCATGGTAATGATTATCGCTCCAAACGTCAAACAACTTGCAGGACTCACAGTCTCATCAGATAATTTTGAGTCAG GAAGGCAGTTAAAGCAAATCAAAAATGCTTCAGAACAAGTAAAACAATCAGATGACACTGTGCGAGCCGATCCCCTAGACCATTTGAGGAAATATAGGGGAGGATATGACATTACCAACAAGCATTATTGGAGT TCCACCGCTTTCACAGGCATATATGGATATGCCATTGCAGCTTTATGGGCGATTTGTGGGCTGATATATGGAGCATATTCGCTAGTGACCTCCTTTTGTTGGAAAACGAACAGAGAAGAAAAATTCAGGAAGACATCATCTTGCCGAAAGAAGTGTTATCCATGGTCTAGGGTTTTAGTAGTTCTTTTCACCATCTTGGCAAT AATTGGGTGCGGACTTTTTTTGGGAGGAAATGCAAAATTTCACTCGAGAGCCACAACGGTGGTAGATATTCTTATTGATACGGCAGACCACGCATCTGATACCATATATAACACAACTGAAGCAATGAAAGACCTGAGCGCTAACTTGGCAGCAGATGCTGAAAGTGGAGATGCCACTAGGTTCCTGAAATCTACAGCCCAAAGTCTTGATACAGAGGCTGATGATATACACAGACAAGCAAGGAAGCATAGGAGGGCAATCTACAACGGCCTCAAGATAGT GTACATAATAACTACAGTTACAATTTCATTGAACTTGGTTGCAGCAATCGCTTTATCAG TTTCTGGAGTCCTAAAATTACGAAGAATTCTTCGCCT GATGGTTATACTATGTTGGATCCTCACAGTCTTGTGCTGGTTGTTTTCCGGAATCTACTTTTTCATAGAAAA TTTTGCAGATGACACATGCACAGCCCTTGAAGGATTCCGACAAGATCCGTACAACAACAGCTTGAGTTCAATTCTACCTTGCGATGAACTTTCGTCAGCCAAATCAGTTCTTCGTCATGTCAGTGCAGAGGTATACAACGTGGTTCACGAG GTAAACAGCAACATTTCTACCAGATATGGAAACATATTTCAAATCTGCAATCCTTTCTCAGGACCACCACATTATCACTACCAGCCACAAGATTGTCCAGCCAACGCATATAAAATAGGGGATATTCCACAG CTATTGAAGCAGGTGACATGTCCTGATTCTGAGCAAGGTTGCACGGGAGGAATTGTAATTCCCACCAAGTACTACAATAGATTGGAGATATACACAACTTCAATACAGAGGTTACTGAATGAATATCCTGATATGGAAAGCCTGGTTGAGTGTCAGACAGTAACAACCGCCTTTTCAGAAATCCTAAACACACACTGTAAACCCCTAAAACGATACACAAGGATGGTCTGGGCAGCAATGGTATTCTTGTCAACGGTAATGGTGgctttaattctattatggaCAACTAAAGCACACTATGAGCAGTACCAGCATTCTTCAGATGGTTCTATGAAACCCTTTTCAACATCAGCAGACAAGCTGGAATCAGGAACAGCTGAGGCACCTAATAATGGCTCAATACCTAGTTCAGTTCTTTAA
- the LOC113734953 gene encoding uncharacterized protein isoform X5, producing the protein MSSITVDQTRAENMAEQPLQEISTEAPPPAPPPPPPPPSPGVVPIQLKDCIKDLLKFTLTSSVNGELDLGLSKDYCSQLLQRDDHPSTPSSSFPLSSSTGVPSYPLYKHLAACLYHSISCGGLFRISDKLDFVHHEDNPLKLKEEEWTKLINEKGSQLLNMLATVDFELHVQEPFFSQLKDARKTVEGRCAVGNYNRIVPGAFILFNKSLLLQVQDVHKYISFHEMLEAESLQRVLPGVKNIEEGVQVYRNFYSEEKERSNGVLAICVTKPTSQLYSCMAAILLGLSYGGIRVMLNMVHTVGTVSERLPPPTSTLISSFLTPHNPHVKGSRLTNGARALAKHVNRSSDKYWGNFCGSDSNKNRLALDVIRRLIANCCWLNMHRVPPHGVVFEIRVADGYGARWFADGHK; encoded by the exons ATGTCCTCCATCACCGTTGACCAAACACGAGCAGAGAACATGGCAGAGCAACCGTTACAAGAAATTTCCACGGAGGCGCCACCTCCAGCTCcccctccaccaccaccaccgccgTCCCCAGGTGTGGTGCCAATCCAACTAAAGGACTGCATTAAAGATCTGCTGAAGTTCACACTGACTTCCTCTGTAAATGGAGAACTTGACTTGGGCCTCTCTAAAGATTACTGCTCTCAACTTCTCCAACGGGATGATCATCCCTCCACTCCTTCCTCCTCCTTCCCCTTATCATCATCCACCG GGGTTCCATCATATCCTTTATATAAGCACCTAGCAGCATGCTTGTATCACTCTATATCTTGTGGAGGATTGTTTCGGATTTCTGACAAACTTGATTTCGTTCATCATGAAGATAATCCCTTGAAGCTGAAAGAAGAGGAGTGGACTAAGTTAATCAATGAAAAGGGTTCTCAGTTGCTGAAT ATGTTGGCAACTGTGGATTTTGAACTCCACGTCCAGGAACCTTTCTTTTCTCAGCTGAAGG ATGCACGCAAGACGGTTGAAGGAAGGTGTGCAGTTGGGAACTACAACAG AATTGTACCAGGAGCTTTCATTCTCTTCAATAAAAGTTTGCTTCTTCAAGTTCAG GATGTCCATAAATATATTTCATTCCATGAGATGTTGGAGGCAGAAAGTCTTCAAAGAGTTCTCCCTGGAGTAAAAAACATCGAAGAAG GAGTGCAAGTCTACAGGAACTTCTACTCAGAAGAGAAAGAAAGGTCAAATGGTGTCCTTGCCATTTGTGTAACAAAACCAACATCTCAGCTGTACAGTTGTATGGCCGCTATACTCTTG GGATTAAGTTATGGTGGTATCAGAGTGATGTTGAATATGGTGCATACTGTGGGAACCGTTTCGGAGAGGCTTCCTCCACCGACATCAACTCTTATCTCATCATTTTTAACACCACATAATCCACAT GTTAAAGGATCTAGGCTGACTAATGGAGCTCGGGCCTTGGCAAAGCATGTCAACAGGAGCAGTGACAAGTATTGGGGTAACTTCTGTGGAAGTG ATTCTAATAAAAATAGGCTCGCATTGGATGTCATCAGACGGTTAATAGCTAATTGCTGCTGGTTGAATATGCATAGAGTTCCACCGCATGGTGTTGTGTTTGAAATAAGGGTAGCTGATGGTTATGGTGCACGGTGGTTCGCAGATGGACACAAG